The segment ATTTATGTGTTATTTTACATAATATGTGGTCGTTTTTAATTCTGACTCCAATAATTTTTGATTGGGGAGatactgaaatattatttagtatCTTTTAACTGtctcctttcctttaaaatggagctaataaaaTTTACTTCCTTTGGTTTAAACGAGGCtaatttttgtaatgtaattAAACGTTTGGAGTTTGAAGTAGAAATCCAATAACTcaatttcttgtcttctttcaaTAATACATCATTTTAAAGATTTCCCTCACTTGTTTTATAGTTACATTTTAATGTGTAAATGTCATACCTTTATAAGTACAACAAAATACCAATGACATCTCTAATTGACATATTTATTAGTTTATGTATTAGTATGCATTCATTGTATACAATATTACATATATTCCACTATGTACTGAAGATACAATGACAGAAACAACAAACATGGCCCCTGACTGTTTAGAAGGGGAGGGTAATTAAACAGTAGTTATGTTAGCAGGTAAGAGTCATGATTGCCAAATGCAATTACTTATGCTCACagagattcattcatttattaaagaaaacaattgagATTTACTGGTATATACACTTGGTATATACACTGGTACATACACTAAATAGGTATATACCAGAGATTTAGAATAAAGCAACACAATGCCTTCCCACAACAATTCTTAATTAATTGGGGACGATAGACATGAAGATGTAAGTAAAATTGTactgtattataataaaattattagtgGGTTAtattgagaggaaaagagaaatgacaattctataaaatgttagaaaaactcatcacagaaaaaaatttaagattatttatttattttgagagagagagagagatcatgaacagggcagcagagagagagagagaggaagagagagaatcccaagcaggccccatgctgccagcatggagtccaatgtggggcttgtgaggtcatgacccaagccaaaaccaagagtcagatgttcaactgactgggccacccaggtgccccagaaaattttttgtttaatattggTGTTACAATTTCAAGCCAAGCAAATTGGTAAATGCTTAGAGTCTTGGGAAGGttggtgtatatgtataaaaatacattgaatcatccagtttgaaaaaaaatggcaatgtgTAGTCAGAGGCTGGAGAGAAAGGTGGggataagaaaatggaaaactttctaaaatatgttaataaCTTGACCTTTATTTTATACCTAATTGTAAATCACTTAATTATTTAAACTCAAATATTTAAGTAGAAGagagatataaaaattatttcagtaagaTCTTTCACACAATACTTTTATGGATgataaattagataaaaatagtaaataataaattgcATCAAGACAGTAACCAAAATAATACCATCCACTTggcagacaaaaagaaaatacttccaCTCTCACAAAACCATCCTTGAAATGATGATGTATTTCCCAGAGGGAAACAGACAGATGAAAGGTAAAGAGAGAGTCAGGATGTCACTTTCACTAAGCCAAACTTGACTACTTCAGCAAGTTTCTCCTGGCCCTGAGTACCTTGTGTACTGCAGACCTTATCTGTTTGGTTTTTAGGCTATAAACCAAGGGATTAAGGACTGGGgtcaagaagagaaagagattggCCATGGTGACATGGAGAAGAGGAGATGTGAATGTACCAAACCTATGAATTAGAGCCAGGACAATGAGTGGCACATAAAAGATGCAGACAGTGAAAATGTGGGAAATGCAAGTATTAAGCGCTCTGAGCTGACCATCTTCTGAAGCAATACCCAGCACTGTTTTCAAAATAAGGATGTATGAAATGACAATGAACACAGAGTCAACTCCAAAGGAGCAGAGCACAAGAGACAGTCCATAGATGATATTGACTCTGACAGGGCCACAGGCCAGCTTCATAACATCAGGGTGGTAGCAGTAACAATGTGATAGGATAACATCCCTGCAGAAAGACAATCGCTTGAGCAGGATTGGCAAGGGTACCATCAACACCACAGCCCTAACCATGGCTGCAATTCCCATCCCCATGATCCGAGGAGAGGTTAAGAC is part of the Felis catus isolate Fca126 chromosome D1, F.catus_Fca126_mat1.0, whole genome shotgun sequence genome and harbors:
- the LOC101094129 gene encoding olfactory receptor 51A4-like, which gives rise to MGPINSSWFQPPTLLLTGIPGLEAVQIWISIPLCVMYLIALLGNCIILFVIKTTSSLHDPQYIFLSMLATTDVGLSLSTLPTVLSVFLLNHREIEFHSCLTQMFFIHTFSSMESAILLAMAFDRFVAICNPLHYTVVLTSPRIMGMGIAAMVRAVVLMVPLPILLKRLSFCRDVILSHCYCYHPDVMKLACGPVRVNIIYGLSLVLCSFGVDSVFIVISYILILKTVLGIASEDGQLRALNTCISHIFTVCIFYVPLIVLALIHRFGTFTSPLLHVTMANLFLFLTPVLNPLVYSLKTKQIRSAVHKVLRARRNLLK